In one window of Canis lupus baileyi chromosome 12, mCanLup2.hap1, whole genome shotgun sequence DNA:
- the IL1F10 gene encoding interleukin-1 family member 10: MPWRNQLDIPGFQDYSKDQSPTITGMCSLPMTRYYIIKDADQKALYFRGDQLLVGDPNVDNCCAEKICILPNRGLDRTKVPIFLGIQGGSRCLACVETGEGPTLQLEDVNIEDLYKGGEQATRFTFFQRSSGSAFKLEAAAWPGWFLCGPAEPQQPVQLVKESEPLARTEFYFEQSR; the protein is encoded by the exons caAGGACCAGTCACCCACAATCACAGGAATGTGCTCCCTCCCCATGACACGATACTACAT AATTAAGGATGCAGATCAGAAGGCTCTATACTTCAGAGGTGACCAGCTCCTGGTGGGAGATCCCAATGTGGACAACTGCTGTGCAG agAAGATCTGCATACTTCCCAACAGAGGCCTGGACCGTACCAAAGTCCCCATCTTCCTGGGGATCCAGGGAGGCAGTCGCTGCCTAGCATGTGTGGAGACAGGAGAGGGGCCTACCCTGCAGCTGGAG GATGTGAACATCGAGGACCTGTACAAGGGTGGTGAACAGGCTACACGCTTCACCTTCTTCCAGAGAAGCTCAGGCTCAGCCTTCAAGCTTGAGGCTGCTGCCTGGCCTGGCTGGTTTCTCTGTGGCCCAGCTGAGCCCCAGCAGCCAGTACAACTTGTCAAGGAGAGTGAGCCATTGGCCCGCACTGAATTCTACTTTGAGCAGAGTCGGTAG